In one Nocardioides sp. NBC_00368 genomic region, the following are encoded:
- the leuA gene encoding 2-isopropylmalate synthase has product MTNLSNSRNQQKPSGMPFERYRAFVPVDVPDRTWPAKKITKAPRWLSTDLRDGNQALIDPMTPARKLRMFELLVAMGYKEIEVGFPSASQTDFDFVRKLIEEDRIPDDVQISVLTQAREDLIARTAESIAGAPRATIHLYNATAELFRRVVFNVTPAECIGIAVRGTEMVMKYAEEHVPELIGTEDFGYQYSPEIFTQTDTDYALEVCERVSDVWQPEAGREIILNLPATVEMSTPNTYADQIEYFGRGLTRREHSAISLHPHNDRGTAVAATELGLMAGADRVEGCLFGHGERTGNVDLVTLGMNLFSQGIDPQIDFTVGGGIDEIRRTVEYVTNINVHPRHPYAGDLVYTAFSGSHQDAIKKGLEDLDRIAAEAGKATSEIPWEAPYLPIDPKDVGRTYEAVIRVNSQSGKGGVAYLLKTEHSLDLPRRAQIEFSRVVQQHTDTEGGEVSPEEIWSIFSAEYLEREEPYALESWSSVTDAEGGDEQQVTLRVRGEERTYKGVGNGPVAAFVDALKEAGAEIRVLDYAEHALSAGGDAAAAAYVECEIAGEIVWGIGIHENIVTASLRAVVCAANRAQAITIPQR; this is encoded by the coding sequence ATGACCAACCTGAGCAACTCCCGCAATCAGCAGAAGCCGTCGGGGATGCCGTTCGAGCGCTACCGTGCGTTCGTGCCGGTCGACGTACCCGACCGCACCTGGCCGGCCAAGAAGATCACCAAGGCTCCGCGCTGGCTCTCCACCGACCTGCGTGACGGCAACCAGGCCCTGATCGACCCGATGACGCCGGCCCGCAAGCTGCGGATGTTCGAGCTGCTGGTCGCGATGGGCTACAAGGAGATCGAGGTCGGCTTCCCGAGCGCGAGCCAGACCGACTTCGACTTCGTGCGCAAGCTGATCGAGGAGGACCGGATCCCCGATGACGTACAGATCTCGGTCCTGACCCAGGCGCGCGAGGATCTCATCGCGCGCACCGCCGAGTCGATCGCCGGCGCCCCGCGCGCCACGATCCACCTCTACAACGCCACCGCCGAGCTGTTCCGCCGGGTCGTGTTCAACGTGACCCCGGCCGAGTGCATCGGGATCGCGGTGCGCGGCACCGAGATGGTGATGAAGTACGCCGAGGAGCACGTCCCCGAGCTGATCGGCACCGAGGACTTCGGCTACCAGTACAGCCCGGAGATCTTCACCCAGACCGACACCGACTACGCGCTGGAGGTCTGCGAGCGGGTGAGCGACGTGTGGCAGCCGGAGGCCGGCCGGGAGATCATCCTCAACCTGCCCGCCACGGTGGAGATGTCCACCCCGAACACCTACGCCGACCAGATCGAGTACTTCGGCCGCGGCCTGACCCGCCGCGAGCACTCCGCCATCTCGCTGCACCCGCACAACGACCGCGGCACCGCGGTCGCGGCCACCGAGCTGGGCCTGATGGCCGGCGCCGACCGCGTCGAGGGCTGCCTGTTCGGGCACGGCGAGCGCACCGGCAACGTCGACCTGGTCACCCTGGGCATGAACCTCTTCTCCCAGGGCATCGACCCGCAGATCGACTTCACCGTCGGCGGCGGCATCGACGAGATCCGCCGCACCGTCGAGTACGTCACCAACATCAACGTCCACCCGCGCCACCCCTACGCCGGCGACCTGGTCTACACCGCCTTCTCCGGCTCCCACCAGGACGCCATCAAGAAGGGCCTGGAGGACCTCGACCGGATCGCCGCCGAGGCCGGCAAGGCGACCAGCGAGATCCCGTGGGAGGCGCCCTACCTGCCCATCGACCCCAAGGACGTCGGCCGCACCTACGAGGCCGTCATCCGGGTCAACAGCCAGTCCGGCAAGGGCGGCGTCGCCTACCTGCTCAAGACCGAGCACTCCCTGGACCTGCCGCGTCGCGCGCAGATCGAGTTCTCGCGCGTGGTCCAGCAGCACACCGACACCGAGGGCGGCGAGGTCAGCCCCGAGGAGATCTGGTCGATCTTCTCGGCGGAGTACCTCGAGCGCGAGGAGCCGTACGCCCTGGAGAGCTGGTCCTCGGTGACCGACGCCGAGGGCGGCGACGAGCAGCAGGTCACCCTCCGCGTACGCGGCGAGGAGCGCACCTACAAGGGTGTCGGCAACGGCCCGGTGGCCGCCTTCGTCGACGCGCTCAAGGAGGCCGGGGCCGAGATCCGGGTCCTCGACTACGCCGAGCACGCTCTCTCAGCCGGTGGCGACGCGGCCGCGGCTGCGTACGTCGAGTGTGAGATCGCCGGCGAGATCGTGTGGGGCATCGGCATCCACGAGAACATCGTCACCGCCTCCCTGCGGGCCGTCGTCTGTGCGGCCAACCGCGCCCAGGCGATCACGATCCCGCAGCGCTGA
- a CDS encoding DMT family transporter gives MTTDALPRPETPDIPATDPGGASPHRGALLGIAFAAAGMVCVGSSVAVSAAITDAPLFTLQSVRYALAAVLLLVVARVTGWRVPRPRGREWLWLAGVATVGLVLFNVGVVRGVAHAEPAVIGVAVAAVPMLLAVVPAIAARTVPARAVIIGAMIVTTGAILVQGFGRTDAVGIGYALLVLVCEAGFTLLAVPVLARLGAFGVSFHSVWMAAAGMAVVGVATEGPAAVTTLDAVDLLAALHLAVVVTTLAFLLWFTAVGRLGAGRAGLLTGVVPVAAAGLGVPLNGIVPGPMVWLGTAVVALGLVIGLRGGAAAGDPAAAPGVSAAGS, from the coding sequence ATGACCACCGATGCCCTCCCGCGTCCTGAGACCCCCGACATCCCCGCCACCGACCCCGGCGGAGCATCACCCCACCGCGGTGCCCTGCTCGGCATCGCGTTCGCCGCGGCCGGCATGGTCTGCGTGGGCAGCAGCGTCGCGGTCTCGGCGGCGATCACCGATGCCCCGCTCTTCACCCTCCAGTCCGTCCGCTACGCCCTCGCCGCCGTGCTCCTGCTCGTGGTCGCGCGCGTCACCGGCTGGCGGGTGCCGCGTCCACGTGGCCGCGAGTGGCTCTGGCTGGCCGGGGTGGCGACCGTGGGGCTGGTGCTCTTCAACGTCGGGGTCGTCCGGGGCGTCGCCCATGCCGAACCGGCGGTGATCGGGGTGGCCGTCGCCGCGGTCCCGATGCTGCTGGCGGTCGTCCCGGCGATCGCCGCCCGCACCGTCCCGGCGCGGGCGGTGATCATCGGGGCGATGATCGTGACGACGGGAGCGATCCTGGTCCAGGGATTCGGACGGACCGATGCGGTCGGCATCGGCTACGCGCTCCTCGTGCTCGTCTGCGAGGCGGGCTTCACGCTGCTGGCGGTGCCGGTCCTCGCGCGGCTGGGCGCCTTCGGCGTCTCGTTCCACTCGGTGTGGATGGCGGCCGCCGGCATGGCCGTCGTCGGGGTCGCGACGGAGGGGCCGGCCGCCGTCACCACGCTCGACGCCGTCGACCTGCTCGCGGCGCTCCATCTGGCCGTGGTCGTCACCACGCTCGCGTTCCTGCTCTGGTTCACCGCGGTCGGACGCCTCGGTGCCGGGCGCGCCGGCCTGCTGACCGGTGTCGTGCCGGTGGCGGCGGCCGGCCTCGGCGTACCTCTCAACGGGATCGTGCCCGGTCCGATGGTCTGGCTGGGCACGGCCGTCGTCGCGCTGGGCCTGGTGATCGGCCTGCGCGGCGGCGCCGCTGCGGGTGACCCCGCAGCGGCGCCCGGCGTCAGCGCTGCGGGATCGTGA